One genomic window of Fusarium keratoplasticum isolate Fu6.1 chromosome 3, whole genome shotgun sequence includes the following:
- a CDS encoding Calcium-transporting ATPase: MSGDNLSPPTLQVNTRLRSASRAETIVSTTSDPFITPVTPMATSSASTVVEDPEAALRPDPGTEAAFQVDNNPFAFSPGQLNKLFNPKSLAAFRALGGLEGVATGLQTDIHAGLNADETSAPGSISFQEAVKLQSPSVIWRTQTRLAPSVSANSFEDRARVYNRNVLPAKKAAPFWMLMWNNYNDKVLILLTVAATISLALGLYETFGVDHPPGSPTPVEWVEGVAICVAIAIVVLVGAVNDWQRERAFVRLNAKKEDREVKVTRSGKSFMINVHDVLVGDVLHLEPGDLVPVDGIFIDGHGLKCDESSATGESDAIRKTGGIAVYRAMESGQAPKNLDPFIISGAKVLEGVGTFLCTSVGVNSSFGKIMMSVRTETEDTPLQKKLGGLAMAIAELGTTAASLLFFVLLFRFVAGLKNDDRPATEKASSFMDILIVAVTIIVVAVPEGLPLAVTLALAFATTRMLKENNLVRILRSCETMGNATAICSDKTGTLTTNKMTVVAGSFGSTRFADSVPQDAPEQSASAWASKVTPIAKEAIIQAVAINSTAFEADDNGQIVFLGSKTETALLELAKNHLGLQSLAEVRANDHVVQMFPFDSNRKCMGAVIKLRSGKYRLLVKGASEIVLDHCSTKADFETMTEEPLAEADTQSLRSTIDQYASRSLRTIGLVYKDFASWPPSSLNTSSSGGVEFTSLLQDLVFLGVVGIQDPVRPGVPEAVRKAQRAGVVVRMVTGDNSRTAQAIATECGILTDGVVLEGPEFRRLSEAEMDAVLPRLQILARSSPEDKRILVSRLKALGETVAVTGDGTNDAPALKAADVGFSMGISGTEVAKEASSIILMDDNFTSIVTALKWGRAVNDAVQKFLQFQLTVNITAVLLAFITAVYDKHMESVLKAVQLLWVNLIMDTFAALALATDPPTEEILNRPPQGKKKPLITMTMWKMIIGQAIYQLVVTFTLYFAGGQILNYDLSDDQQKLELDTIIFNTFVWMQIFNEFNNRRLDNKFNIFQGIQRNPFFIIITCLMVGLQVAIIFVGSRAFQINLDGLNGSQWAISVVTAIFCLPWAIAVRLFPDPWFAKIVGVVGGPFVIVYGFFAKRWSKLKGVFSRKKSTENDAEAGITPTVVVSGSDLGGKELK; the protein is encoded by the exons atgtcggGCGACAATCTTTCTCCGCCTACACTTCAGGTGAACACTCGCCTTCGTTCTGCTAGCAGGGCTGAGACCATTGTATCAACCACGTCCGATCCGTTTATAACGCCCGTGACACCAATGGCTACCAGCAGTGCCTCGACAGTGGTTGAAGACCCTGAGGCGGCCTTGCGACCAGATCCAGGAACAGAGGCCGCATTCCAGGTCGACAATAACCCCTTTGCCTTTTCACCTGGCCAGCTGAACAAGCTTTTCAACCCCAAGTCGCTTGCGGCCTTCCGGGCTTTGGGTGGCTTGGAGGGTGTCGCGACTGGGCTCCAGACAGACATTCATGCTGGACTCAACGCCGATGAGACATCAGCTCCTGGGTCTATCTCATTCCAAGAGGCTGTCAAACTTCAGTCTCCGTCCGTAATCTGGCGCACACAAACAAGATTAGCTCCATCCGTCTCCGCAAACTCATTCGAGGATCGCGCTCGCGTGTACAATCGCAATGTGCTTCCAGCAAAAAAGGCCGCGCCCTTCTGGATGCTCATGTGGAACAACTACAACGACAAAGTCCTGATTCTTCTCACCGTCGCAGCCACCATTTCTCTGGCCCTAGGGCTTTACGAGACTTTCGGTGTGGACCACCCGCCCGGCTCACCAACACCGGTTGAGTGGGTTGAAGGCGTCGCCATTTgtgtcgccatcgccattgtCGTCCTGGTTGGGGCGGTTAACGACTGGCAAAGAGAAAGAGCCTTTGTCCGGCTAAACGCTAAGAAGGAAGATCGCGAAGTCAAAGTCACGCGATCAGGCAAGTCCTTCATGATCAATGTACACGACGtgcttgttggagatgttcTCCACCTTGAACCTGGCGATCTCGTTCctgttgatggcatctttaTTGATGGCCACGGCCTCAAGTGTGATGAGTCGTCCGCAACTGGTGAGTCTGATGCCATCAGGAAGACCGGCGGTATTGCGGTTTACAGAGCCATGGAGTCTGGGCAAGCCCCGAAAAACCTCGACCCGTTCATCATCTCGGGTGCCAAAGTTCTAGAAG GTGTCGGTACCTTTTTGTGTACTTCCGTTGGCGTCAATAGCAGCTTTGGAAAGATTATGATGTCTGTTCGTACCGAGACCGAGGACACTCCCCTCCAAAAGAAGCTCGGGGGCCTTGCAATGGCCATTGCCGAGCTCGGTACCACCGCAGCCAGTCTACTCTTTTTCGTTCTTCTTTTCCGATTCGTTGCTGGGCTGAAAAATGATGATCGGCCTGCAACGGAAAAGGCCTCTTCGTTCATGGACATCCTTATCGTGGCCGTCACAATCATTGTGGTCGCCGTGCCCGAAGGGCTCCCATTGGCCGTCACTCTAGCCTTGGCGTTTGCGACAACGAGAATGTTGAAGGAGAACAATCTTGTCCGAATTCTTCGCTCTTGCGAAACGATGGGCAATGCTACGGCCATCTGCTCTGACAAGACCGGTACTTTG ACCACCAACAAGATGACTGTCGTCGCTGGCTCTTTTGGCTCAACCCGCTTTGCCGATTCGGTCCCCCAAGACGCACCTGAGCAGTCAGCCTCGGCTTGGGCATCCAAAGTCACCCCAatcgccaaggaggctaTCATTCAAGCAGTTGCCATCAACTCGACAGCATTCGAGGCCGACGATAACGGACAGATCGTCTTCCTTGGATCCAAAACGGAGACGGCTCTCCTCGAACTCGCTAAGAatcaccttggcctccaaTCTCTTGCCGAAGTCCGGGCCAATGACCATGTGGTTCAGATGTTTCCCTTTGACTCGAACCGCAAATGCATGGGAGCTGTGATCAAACTTCGATCCGGTAAATACCGTCTCCTGGTTAAGGGAGCCTCTGAAATTGTTCTTGATCACTGCTCCACAAAGGCCGATTTTGAGACTATGACAGAGGAACCTCTCGCCGAAGCCGACACACAGTCTCTTCGATCAACTATCGATCAGTACGCCAGCAGATCCCTCCGCACTATCGGACTTGTGTACAAGGACTTCGCTTCTTGGCCCCCCTCATCTCTCAATACCAGCAGCAGTGGCGGTGTCGAATTTACTTCCTTGCTCCAGGATCTCGTCTTTCTCGGGGTTGTTGGCATCCAGGATCCTGTTCGTCCAGGTGTGCCAGAGGCTGTCCGAAAGGCTCAACGTGCCGGGGTCGTTGTTCGGATGGTCACCGGAGATAACTCCCGAACTGCCCAGGCTATTGCTACCGAATGTGGTATCTTAACGGACGGAGTAGTTCTCGAAGGACCTGAGTTCCGCAGACTAAGCGAAGCTGAGATGGACGCAGTTCTCCCGAGGCTTCAAATCTTAGCGCGATCTTCTCCTGAGGATAAGAGAATTCTTGTTTCACGCCTTAAGGCATTAGGCGAAACTGTTGCTGTGACCGGAGACGGTACCAATGATGCCCCTGctctcaaggccgccgacgTCGGGTTCTCTATGGGTATTTCTGGCACGGAAGTCGCTAAGGAAGCTTCTTCTATTATTCTCATGGATGATAACTTTACCTCTATTGTTACTGCTCTGAAATGGGGGCGGGCTGTGAACGATGCCGTTCAAAAGTTTCTGCAG TTCCAGCTTACTGTTAACATCACGGCTGTCCTATTGGCATTCATCACTGCTGTGTATGATAAGCACATGGAATCTGTGCTCAAGGCAGTTCAACTTCTTTGGGTCAATCTCATCATGGACACATTCGCAGCGTTAGCCTTAGCGACAGACCCTCCGACCGAGGAAATTCTAAATCGCCCTCCTCAAGGCAAGAAAAAGCCTCTGATCACTATGACA ATGTGGAAGATGATCATAGGCCAGGCTATATACCAGCTGGTTGTGACTTTCACGCTATACTTCGCCGGTGGCCAGATCCTTAACTACGATCTGAGCGATGATCAACAAAAGCTCGAGCTTGATACTATTATCTTTAATACTTTTGTGTGGATGCAGATCTTCAACGAATTTAACAACCGTCGCCTCGACAACAAATTCAACATCTTCCAAGGCATCCAACGCAACCCATTCTTCATCATTATTACTTGCCTCATGGTTGGCCTCCAggttgccatcatctttgtTGGATCCAGGGCCTTCCAGATCAACCTTGATGGTCTCAACGGTAGTCAATGGGCCATCTCGGTAGTCACGGCTATCTTCTGTCTTCCTTGGGCTATAGCGGTGCGACTCTTCCCTGACCCCTGGTTTGCCAAGatcgttggtgttgttggtggacCATTCGTGATTGTTTATGGCTTCTTCGCAAAGAGATGGTCCAAGCTGAAGGGGGTCTTTTCTCGGAAGAAGAGTACAGAGAATGACGCTGAAGCGGGTATCACACCCACAGTCGTGGTGTCCGGTTCCGACTTGGGTGGTAAGGAGCTGAAGTGA
- a CDS encoding MFS domain-containing protein has protein sequence MPLIDRTVYEKTPKRAISFRILFYCIILSFSGAMHGFNTANISGVLAMKPFDSQFELDKMSDGELANWKGWITSVLILGSCLGSLTCAPVTDRLGRKPSLAFFSVLFVASAVLMTANPGRSNGRIEFLVGRILSGYGSGAASVIGPGYIAEIAPQSIRGGLTALYNANTMLCVGLAYWINYGSLQNISADTNTQWQVPMAVQALPGVVLFIGVFFLPESPRWLLSRGRMEEAQQSLERLRRLPRDHPFVRQEFDGIQASLEVQSGKTGTISMVKEMFGPAIRKRLFMVMIIQVGFQFSGGNIITYYNTSILSSIGLTSRSTNYLFSGIYGLVKFLAVLAYSLFLVDRFGRRMGLFIGSSLIIGSLTYITVYLAVAHPEAESSTGPAGWVAVVCIYIFALGYATSWGTVPWIINAEVFPTRLRSTCMATCVTWQYLINFALSQAQPNMVIAMHAWGPFLLFTLFTTLMTIYCFFAYPETKGLSMEYMDELFKLPWYKIGKGSFAVLEAQALAQSTAGTEEKGAEDLIGGKDEIEVASKASPRA, from the exons ATGCCCCTAATCGACAGGACTGTGTACGAAAAGACTCCGAAGCGAGCCATCTCCTTCAGGATCCTCTTCTACTGTATAATTCTATCCTTTTCAGGCGCAATGCATG GATTCAACACTGCCAACATATCTGGCGTCCTGGCCATGAAGCCCTTCGATTCCCAATTCGAACTTGACAAAATGAGCGATGGCGAGCTGGCTAATTGGAAAGGCTGGATCACATCTGTGCTGATTCTTGGCtcttgtcttggctctctcACATGCGCACCTGTTACCGACAGACTGGGCCGCAAGCCATCcctggccttcttctctgtccTATTCGTTGCATCTGCAGTCCTCATGACCGCCAATCCGGGCCGATCGAACGGAAGGATCGAGTTCCTCGTTGGACGTATCCTCTCAGGCTACGGCTCTGGAGCTGCGAGTGTCATTGGCCCTGGCTATATTGCCGAGATTGCTCCCCAGTCCATCCGTGGTGGCCTGACTGCCCTCTACAACGCCAATACCATGCTGTGTGTTGGCCTGGCTTACTGGATCAACTATGGCTCGTTGCAAAACATCAGCGCGGACACAAACACGCAATGGCAGGTGCCAATGGCCGTACAAGCTCTACCTGGAGTGGTCCTGTTTATCGGCGTGTTCTTCCTCCCCGAATCGCCTCGATGGTTGCTTAGCCGTGGAAGAatggaggaggctcagcAATCTCTCGAACGCCTACGACGTCTGCCGCGCGACCACCCTTTTGTCCGCCAGGAGTTTGATGGCATCCAAGCAAGCCTGGAAGTACAGTCTGGCAAGACCGGCACCATCagcatggtcaaggagatgtTTGGTCCAGCCATCAGAAAGCGCCTGTTCATGGTCATGATCATCCAGGTTGGCTTCCAGTTTTCTGGcggcaacatcatcacctACTACAACACTTCCATCCTGTCATCTATTGGACTGACATCCCGTTCCACCAACTATCTATTTTCTGGTATATATGGCCTGGTCAAATTTCTGGCTGTGCTGGCATattctctcttcctcgttgATCGCTTTGGAAGACGCATGGGCCTTTTCATTGGCTCAAGTCTCATCATCGGGTCTCTCACATACATCACCGTCTACCTTGCTGTTGCGCATCCCGAGGCAGAGTCTTCGACAGGTCCCGCTGGATGGGTTGCCGTCGTCTGCATTTACATCTTTGCGTTGGGATATGCTACCTCGTGGGGTACTGTTCCTTGGATCATTAACGCCGAGGTGTTCCCCACGAGACTGAGGTCCACTTGTATGGCGACCTGCGTTACCTGGCAGTACTTGATCAACTTTGCGCTTTCTCAGGCACAACCGAACATGGTTATTGCTATGCATGCCTGGGGACCATTTCTGCTCTTCACGCTCTTTACGACTCTCATGACGATATACTGCTTTTTCGCGTACCCCGAGACAAAGGGTTTGTCGATGGAATACATGGATGAGCTGTTCAAGTTGCCTTGGTACAAGATAGGAAAGGGTAGTTTTGCTGTCTTGGAGGCCCAGGCTCTCGCCCAGAGCACGGCGGGAAcggaagagaaaggagcCGAAGACTTGATTGGAGGCAAGGACGAGATCGAGGTCGCATCCAAAGCGTCGCCGAGGGCGTAA
- a CDS encoding MFS domain-containing protein — translation MEKQKTEESFISDIAAESEVGIPDPKEIRNWRIYIYCIGVCFGAVALGYDVSVMGGTLILPSFEEEFGLNNKSQKAVDDLTSNIVSCFQAGMFFGALASHPISDRWGRKWCMTIAASVFMIGASLQTGSPGLVGLIMGGRAVAGLGIGAAAPVIPVYIAEVAPPSIRGKLIGFFEIGSQGAQMLGFWVNYAVNKTISPDKLREIRAEVEFEAHLNSINPGFKGKLKDLFKKGIRNRLAIGLCLMMCQNMTGVNIITYYSPRIFATLGIQSTDLKLFATGFYGVAKTLGMVIFSFWVADHLGRRKGLIWGAFVGAVPMLYLGGYVMKNDPEAVAAAGETNMSGWGYLAMVCVYLYGVIYCATWQGITWLYASEIYPLYLRSLCMALTIADERLWSYVVSRATPYMISDIGYGTYFFFGALMVCMGFWAWWCIRETKGIPIEEMDALFGAPHAAEITNDFEKKKKKEEEA, via the exons atggagaagcagaaaaCCGAAGAGTCCTTCATCAGCGACATAGCTGCAGAAAGTGAGGTCGGGATCCCTGACCCCAAAGAAATCCGAAATTGGCGAATCTACATCTATTGCATTGGTGTCTGTTTCGGCGCCGTCGCGCTCGG ATACGATGTCTCTGTAATGGGCGGGACGCTGATTCTTCCCTCATTTGAGGAAGAATTTGGCCTCAACAACAAAAGCCAGAAAGCAGTCGATGATTTAACCTCCAACATCGTGTCCTGCTTCCAAGCAGGCATGTTTTTCGGCGCTCTCGCTTCTCACCCCATTTCAGACCGCTGGGGGCGCAAGTGGTGTATGACAATCGCCGCCAGCGTCTTCATGATCGGTGCATCCCTGCAAACTGGTTCTCCTGGTCTCGTCGGTCTCATCATGGGTGGTCGAGCGGTCGCTGGGCTTGGTATCGGAGCTGCAGCCCCCGTTATTCCAGT GTATATCGCCGAGGTGGCTCCGCCTTCGATTCGCGGCAAGTTGATTGGCTTTTTCGAGATCGGTTCCCAGGGTGCCCAGATGCTGGGCTTTTGGGTCAACTACGCCGTCAACAAGACAATTAGCCCCGACA AGCTGCGTGAGATCCGCGCAGAGGTTGAGTTTGAAGCCCACCTGAACTCTATCAACCCTGGATTcaagggcaagctcaaggacctTTTCAAGAAAGGCATTCGAAACCGTCTAGCTATCGGTCTTTGCCTTATGAT GTGCCAGAATATGACTggcgtcaacatcatcacatATTACTCACCTCGCATCTTTGCAACCCTTGGGATCCAGTCGACCGACCTCAAGCTTTTTGCCACTGGATTCTATGGAGTGGCAAAAACGCTCGGCATGgtcatcttctccttctgggTCGCGGATCACCTCGGCCGTCGCAAGGGACTGATCTGGGGAGCTTTTGTTGGAGCCGTACCAATG CTCTATCTTGGCGGCTATGTCATGAAGAATGATCCCGAAGCCGTGGCGGCCGCTGGGGAAACAAACATGTCCGGCTGGGGTTACCTTGCTATGGTGTGCGTGTATCTTTACGGCGTCATTTACTGTGCTACTTGGCAAGGTATCACGTGGCTATACGCCTCAGAGATCTACCCGCTGTACCTCCGTTCCCTCTGCATGGCCCTGACGATTGCTGATGAGCGTCTGTGGTCTTATGTGGTGTCGCGTGCAACCCCATACATGATTTCCGACATTGGCTATGGCA CTTATTTCTTCTTCGGTGCTTTGATGGTCTGCATGGGCTTCTGGGCTTGGTGGTGCATCAGGGAGACCAAAGGTATCCCGatcgaggagatggatgccCTGTTTGGAGCACCCCACGCCGCAGAGATCACAAACgactttgagaagaagaagaagaaggaggaggaggcctaG
- a CDS encoding Iso-dh domain-containing protein, giving the protein MRVGIIKGQGIGPEITRATQRVIEATGAPVEWEDVLIADEAVEKYGHPLPPDTVKRIRDIGLAIKAPLIVHKLEGRLSCIQDDGSLVTYPSLNNAIRRELGLFVNPRPIKGFPGVSGRCHDLDVVIMREVTEDVYIGLEHKIGDDVAAEAIKLTTRAAAVRVARFSFEYARKHGRKRVTCLHKANVLNHTDGLFLRCFQAVSKEFSDIIADDMMIDAACYTIVRDPKRFDVIVTSNQYGDIFSDLAAGLAGSLGLAPGANIGDGVAVFEACHGAAPDIAGKGIANPLALVLSGALLLEAQGYKRESDAINNAVCVVLEKGRDLTPDLGGSGTTEALTTAVEVEVQRQLS; this is encoded by the coding sequence ATGCGCGTCGGTATCATTAAGGGACAAGGGATCGGCCCCGAGATTACGCGAGCGACACAGCGTGTAATTGAGGCAACCGGGGCTCCCGTTGAGTGGGAGGATGTTCTAATTGCGGATGAAGCGGTTGAGAAATATGGACACCCACTTCCACCTGATACAGTCAAACGGATCCGCGACATCGGCCTGGCAATCAAGGCACCACTTATCGTCCATAAGCTAGAGGGCCGTCTTAGTTGTATCCAGGATGACGGCTCTTTAGTGACCTATCCGTCACTCAATAACGCCATCAGACGGGAACTGGGGTTGTTCGTGAACCCCCGACCAATCAAGGGCTTCCCAGGAGTATCAGGCCGCTGTCACGATCTCGATGTTGTTATCATGCGGGAGGTCACCGAAGACGTGTACATCGGGCTTGAACACAAGATTGGAGATGATGTTGCAgcagaggccatcaagctgaCCACACGAGCCGCGGCTGTCAGGGTTGCAAGGTTCTCGTTTGAGTATGCGCGAAAACATGGGCGCAAGCGAGTAACCTGCCTTCACAAAGCCAATGTCCTCAATCACACCGATGGCCTATTTCTCCGTTGCTTTCAGGCAGTCAGCAAGGAGTTTTCCGACATTATAGCAGACGACATGATGATCGACGCCGCGTGTTACACGATCGTGCGTGATCCCAAACGATTTGACGTGATTGTCACATCTAACCAGTACGGAGACATATTCTCGGACCTTGCGGCTGGTCTCGCAGGATCCTTGGGTCTCGCCCCGGGAGCCAACATTGGGGATGGCGTTGCTGTATTTGAAGCTTGCCATGGTGCTGCTCCGGATATTGCCGGGAAGGGCATTGCGAATCCTTTGGCACTTGTACTAAGTGGTGCTTTGCTTCTTGAGGCTCAAGGCTACAAGAGAGAGTCGGACGCCATCAACAATGCAGTCTGCGTTGTTCTGGAAAAAGGGCGAGATCTTACCCCAGACTTGGGCGGATCAGGAACCACCGAAGCTCTTACCACAGCAGTAGAAGTAGAGGTCCAGCGTCAGCTATCTTGA